One part of the Methylobacterium mesophilicum SR1.6/6 genome encodes these proteins:
- a CDS encoding ABC transporter ATP-binding protein, producing MSAIRFERVEKSFGSNVKALDGVDLTVADREFVAIVGASGCGKTTCLRLVAGFEAPTGGRITVGGRPVTEPGPDRAVVFQQFALFPWKTVAQNIAFGLRNKGMPAVERQERVAAAIDMIGLASHADAYPHQLSGGMQQRVAIARAYVLEPEVLLMDEPFGALDAQTRVVMQEELVRLARKNPRTVLFITHGVEEAVYLADRVAVMTKRPGRIKEMIDVKAVREAERWEEHARIEDVMDLESFVHLRTHIWKSLREEKAAGRSAGDPRPEGEAT from the coding sequence ATGAGCGCAATCCGGTTCGAGCGGGTCGAGAAGAGCTTCGGGAGCAACGTCAAGGCGCTCGACGGCGTCGACCTCACGGTGGCCGACCGCGAGTTCGTGGCCATCGTCGGCGCCTCGGGTTGCGGCAAGACGACCTGCCTGCGCCTCGTGGCCGGGTTCGAGGCCCCGACCGGCGGCCGGATCACCGTCGGCGGGCGGCCGGTTACCGAGCCGGGGCCCGACCGGGCCGTGGTGTTCCAGCAGTTCGCGCTGTTCCCGTGGAAGACCGTGGCGCAGAACATCGCGTTCGGGCTGCGCAACAAGGGCATGCCCGCCGTCGAGCGCCAGGAGCGCGTCGCCGCGGCGATCGACATGATCGGCCTCGCCAGCCACGCCGACGCCTACCCGCACCAGCTCTCCGGCGGCATGCAGCAGCGCGTCGCCATCGCCCGCGCCTACGTCCTCGAGCCCGAGGTGCTCCTCATGGACGAGCCCTTCGGCGCCCTCGACGCCCAGACCCGCGTGGTGATGCAGGAGGAACTGGTCCGCCTCGCGCGCAAGAACCCGCGCACTGTCCTGTTCATCACCCACGGGGTCGAGGAGGCGGTCTACCTCGCCGACCGGGTCGCGGTCATGACCAAGCGCCCGGGGCGCATCAAGGAGATGATCGACGTCAAGGCGGTCCGCGAAGCGGAACGCTGGGAGGAGCACGCCCGCATCGAGGACGTGATGGACCTCGAATCGTTCGTCCATCTGCGGACGCACATCTGGAAATCGCTGCGCGAAGAGAAGGCGGCCGGCCGGTCAGCCGGCGATCCGCGACCCGAGGGAGAGGCGACATGA
- a CDS encoding MFS transporter → MPDAPTLTTQRASFAQAGPSNVLRLAIAQALAGANSVVVFSTGAIVGNMLAPSKVLATLPISIFVVGMAACSLPAGSIARRYGRGAAFMCGTSCGVLVGLLSTLAILTADFWLFSAAMFFGGAYAAVVFSFRFAAAECVPPERRPRALSTVMAGGIFAGVIGPQLVTHTMNLWPPYLFAATFLAQAAVAALAAVVLAGVRLPRPAADVLDGGRPLARILAQPRFIIAVVCGSVSYLLMNFVMTAAPLAMHLCGHAQADANLGLQWHVIAMYGPSFFTGRLITRFGAPRVVAAGLTLTGAAAVVGLAGVDVAHFWLALILLGFGWNFGFVGASAMVLECHRPEERTRVQSVNDFIVFGMVAVGSFSSGGLLTSYGWDTVLWVSFVPLALAASALVLMSVRGARRLA, encoded by the coding sequence ATGCCTGACGCCCCCACGTTGACCACCCAACGCGCGTCCTTTGCCCAAGCCGGCCCTTCGAACGTCCTCAGGCTGGCCATCGCACAGGCGCTCGCCGGGGCGAACTCCGTCGTCGTGTTCTCGACCGGCGCGATCGTCGGCAACATGCTGGCGCCGAGCAAGGTCCTGGCGACGCTACCGATCTCGATCTTCGTCGTCGGGATGGCCGCCTGTTCGCTCCCGGCCGGCAGCATCGCCCGCCGCTACGGTCGCGGCGCGGCCTTCATGTGCGGAACGAGTTGCGGGGTGCTTGTCGGGCTGCTGTCCACGCTCGCCATCCTGACAGCCGATTTCTGGCTGTTCAGCGCGGCCATGTTCTTCGGGGGGGCCTACGCCGCCGTGGTCTTCTCCTTCCGCTTCGCCGCGGCGGAGTGCGTCCCGCCGGAGCGGCGACCGCGCGCGCTGTCCACCGTCATGGCGGGCGGGATCTTCGCTGGGGTGATCGGCCCGCAACTCGTCACGCACACCATGAACCTGTGGCCGCCCTACCTGTTCGCCGCTACTTTCCTGGCTCAGGCGGCAGTCGCCGCACTGGCGGCCGTCGTTCTCGCTGGCGTCCGCCTGCCACGCCCCGCTGCGGACGTTCTCGACGGTGGGCGGCCGCTGGCCAGGATCCTGGCTCAGCCGCGCTTCATCATCGCGGTGGTCTGCGGCTCGGTGTCGTACCTGCTGATGAACTTCGTGATGACGGCGGCGCCGCTGGCCATGCACCTGTGCGGCCATGCGCAGGCGGACGCAAACCTCGGCCTCCAGTGGCACGTGATCGCCATGTACGGCCCGAGCTTCTTCACCGGACGGCTGATCACGCGCTTCGGGGCGCCCAGAGTTGTGGCGGCCGGCCTGACACTGACGGGCGCGGCTGCCGTCGTCGGCCTAGCGGGCGTGGACGTCGCGCATTTCTGGCTGGCCTTGATCCTTCTCGGCTTCGGCTGGAACTTCGGCTTCGTGGGGGCCTCGGCGATGGTGCTGGAATGCCACCGGCCCGAGGAACGGACGCGGGTGCAGTCGGTCAACGACTTCATCGTCTTCGGGATGGTGGCCGTCGGCTCGTTCTCGTCCGGAGGTCTGCTCACGAGTTACGGATGGGACACGGTCCTCTGGGTCTCGTTCGTGCCGCTGGCTCTTGCGGCTTCGGCGCTGGTGTTGATGTCCGTGCGAGGTGCACGCCGACTGGCTTGA
- a CDS encoding glycosyltransferase, whose product MIRAGSSAVAILAGPKGLLPANDIASAPDQIAALAPYFDADFYASWYGITADPVRDYLVHGWREGRDPRPDFSSAAYLAEHPHLAPAGINPFLHALARHRRKGTSTGEGAAYPLAPRDTRQIARLARRLVDGAFYLAGNPDIAAAGVDPADHYMASGWREGREPAPQFDTLAYCLTRGLTFATQNPLVHYVLHGGPARPDPAEALALRLGTLAPHFDAAHYRRGLAEPQAEALAGASDDALLRHYVTEGWRARVSPRPDFDPTGFVQARAGSRAVADDPFFRHVAEARLTGAEPFAGPQRLNLPAVDEGWYRATYPDVGGMAPYLHFAGAGWRELRDPGPGRSTLAALLRVCGLRPARAPVEDTGWLGAIGREAVDREALLALQARLVAGAFDHGFYRARYGLSEEADAVRDYCDTGWRKGRNPRPDFNGWAYRAHHPYVEATGIAPFVHFLATALLRGADVADAGFDPRYGSPPSAEDAALFEQARQIEPLFDAPWYLKRYPDTRGFENGPVIHFLSHGQEEDRDPSKAFSTRFYRRAYGHLFAPGESPFLHYVRTGRDAGLMAAPEDLGAYPPMTAPAPQDWDGLPQALPIADARVLVIVPVYKGRGETLRAIHACLSAPQATPFALLAVNDRSPDPQLTAELAELARRGLFHLVENEHNLGFVRSVNRALGLRQGRAVVLLNSDAQVHGDWLDRLVAHAEAEDARPPVASVTPLSNNATICSYPRFNANNTMPLEIERPELDRLAAQTNPGQAVPVPTGVGFCMLMTAQALDAVGTLDAEAFGKGYGEENDWCLRAIKAGFVNLLAEDVFVYHAGQISFGLDEGGEYDQGQAALLAKHPDYPARVGQFVQADPGRRGRARLDRARLARHFAGRALLFVTHAWGGGIQRHIDDMIAQARAEGLSVVLLQIDRTRNLEVHVSYRSPEFLYLPNLDSLYLPRDAAELAGFIAALAPVLIHVHSLAGLRWAAAGALMDLVAGSGRPYAWTLHDYSPVCHRNHLVQPDGRYCGLAPVAECRACLASDAEGFEEPDPRARRAAFGRFLAGATRVFAPSCDTAGRIRGVYPDLAVTVRPHIEPERSVRDTTLQRPGRIRRVAVLGGVSMPEGGLLLQALAADARRRDLPLTFAIVGFSDPTLTGGLERAGVFETGRFSTDDPTLDRVARAALQIAETGRHWEDAEILDRVPYVSADMVLLPAIWPETYAYALTLALRTGLPVVAFDLGAQSERLQAYPNGHRLPHALAADPSAVNDRLLAVDVSPAGRRSEPIQAATYDSLMGDYYAIRA is encoded by the coding sequence TTGATCCGCGCGGGCAGCAGCGCCGTCGCCATCCTCGCGGGCCCCAAAGGCCTTCTGCCGGCGAACGATATCGCCTCCGCGCCAGACCAGATCGCCGCGCTGGCGCCGTACTTCGACGCGGACTTCTACGCGAGTTGGTACGGCATCACGGCCGATCCGGTGCGCGACTACCTCGTCCACGGCTGGCGCGAGGGCAGGGACCCGCGCCCCGACTTCTCGTCCGCCGCCTACCTCGCCGAGCACCCCCACCTGGCCCCGGCCGGCATCAACCCCTTCCTCCACGCGCTCGCGCGACACCGCCGCAAGGGGACGTCCACCGGGGAGGGCGCCGCCTATCCCCTGGCCCCGCGCGACACGCGCCAGATCGCGCGCCTCGCCCGCCGCCTCGTCGACGGCGCCTTCTACCTCGCCGGCAACCCCGACATCGCCGCAGCCGGCGTCGACCCGGCCGACCACTACATGGCGTCGGGCTGGCGCGAGGGCCGCGAGCCCGCACCGCAGTTCGACACCCTGGCCTACTGCCTGACCCGCGGCCTCACCTTCGCCACCCAGAACCCGCTGGTGCACTACGTCCTCCACGGCGGACCCGCCCGGCCGGACCCGGCCGAAGCGCTGGCGCTGCGGCTCGGGACGCTCGCGCCCCACTTCGACGCCGCCCACTACCGGCGGGGCCTCGCCGAGCCCCAGGCCGAGGCGCTGGCGGGCGCCTCGGACGACGCGCTGCTGCGCCACTACGTGACCGAAGGCTGGCGGGCGCGGGTCAGCCCGCGGCCGGACTTCGACCCGACCGGCTTCGTGCAGGCGCGGGCCGGCAGCCGGGCGGTGGCGGACGACCCGTTCTTCCGCCACGTCGCCGAGGCGCGGCTCACCGGGGCGGAGCCGTTTGCCGGGCCGCAGCGTCTGAACCTGCCGGCGGTGGACGAGGGCTGGTACCGGGCGACCTACCCGGATGTCGGCGGGATGGCGCCGTACCTGCACTTTGCCGGCGCGGGCTGGCGGGAGCTGCGCGACCCGGGGCCGGGCCGCTCGACGCTGGCGGCGCTGCTGCGCGTGTGCGGGTTGCGGCCGGCGCGGGCGCCCGTCGAAGACACGGGCTGGCTGGGGGCGATCGGCCGGGAGGCTGTGGACCGGGAGGCGCTGCTCGCCCTGCAGGCGCGGCTGGTGGCGGGGGCGTTCGACCACGGCTTCTACCGGGCGCGCTACGGGCTCTCCGAGGAGGCCGACGCGGTGCGCGACTACTGTGACACCGGCTGGAGGAAGGGCCGCAACCCCAGGCCGGACTTCAACGGCTGGGCCTACCGCGCGCATCATCCCTACGTGGAGGCGACGGGGATCGCGCCCTTCGTCCACTTCCTGGCCACCGCCCTGCTGCGCGGCGCGGATGTCGCGGATGCCGGCTTCGATCCACGCTACGGTTCACCGCCCTCCGCGGAGGATGCGGCGTTGTTCGAGCAGGCGCGGCAGATCGAACCCCTCTTCGACGCGCCCTGGTACCTGAAGCGCTATCCCGACACCCGCGGCTTCGAGAACGGTCCCGTCATCCACTTCCTGTCCCACGGGCAGGAGGAGGATCGAGACCCGAGCAAGGCCTTCTCGACTCGGTTCTATCGTCGCGCCTACGGCCACCTGTTCGCCCCGGGCGAGTCGCCGTTCCTGCACTACGTGCGCACCGGCCGGGACGCCGGGCTGATGGCCGCCCCCGAGGATCTCGGCGCCTACCCGCCCATGACGGCCCCCGCGCCGCAGGACTGGGACGGCCTGCCCCAGGCGCTCCCCATCGCCGACGCCCGCGTGCTGGTCATCGTCCCCGTCTACAAGGGACGCGGCGAGACCCTGCGCGCCATCCACGCCTGCCTCTCGGCCCCCCAGGCGACACCCTTCGCCCTGCTCGCCGTCAACGACCGATCCCCCGACCCGCAGCTCACCGCAGAGCTGGCAGAGCTGGCCCGCCGCGGCCTGTTCCACCTCGTCGAGAACGAACACAACCTCGGCTTCGTCCGCTCGGTCAACCGCGCGCTCGGCCTGCGCCAGGGCCGCGCCGTCGTCCTGCTCAACTCCGACGCCCAGGTCCACGGCGACTGGCTCGACCGCCTCGTCGCCCACGCGGAAGCTGAGGACGCCCGCCCGCCCGTGGCCAGCGTCACGCCTTTGTCCAACAACGCCACGATCTGCTCCTACCCGCGCTTCAACGCCAACAACACCATGCCGCTCGAGATCGAACGGCCCGAGCTCGACCGCCTGGCCGCGCAGACCAACCCCGGCCAGGCCGTGCCCGTGCCCACCGGCGTCGGCTTCTGCATGCTCATGACGGCGCAAGCCCTCGACGCGGTCGGCACCCTCGACGCCGAGGCCTTCGGCAAGGGCTACGGCGAGGAGAACGACTGGTGCCTGCGCGCCATCAAGGCCGGCTTCGTCAACCTGCTCGCCGAGGACGTGTTCGTCTACCACGCCGGCCAGATCTCCTTCGGGCTCGATGAGGGCGGCGAGTACGACCAGGGCCAGGCCGCGCTGCTGGCCAAGCACCCGGACTACCCGGCCCGCGTCGGCCAGTTCGTCCAGGCCGATCCCGGACGGCGCGGGCGCGCCCGCCTCGACCGCGCGCGGCTCGCCCGCCACTTCGCCGGCCGGGCGCTGCTGTTCGTCACCCACGCCTGGGGCGGGGGCATCCAGCGCCACATCGACGACATGATCGCGCAGGCGCGTGCCGAGGGCCTGAGCGTGGTGCTGCTGCAGATCGACCGGACCCGCAACCTCGAGGTCCACGTCTCCTACCGCAGCCCCGAGTTCCTGTACCTGCCCAACCTCGACAGCCTGTACCTGCCGCGCGACGCCGCGGAGCTCGCCGGCTTCATCGCGGCGCTGGCGCCGGTGCTGATCCACGTGCACTCGCTGGCGGGCCTGCGCTGGGCGGCGGCGGGCGCGCTGATGGACCTGGTGGCGGGCTCCGGCCGACCGTATGCCTGGACGCTGCACGACTACTCGCCGGTGTGCCACCGCAACCACCTGGTGCAGCCGGACGGGCGCTACTGCGGGCTGGCGCCGGTGGCGGAGTGCCGGGCGTGCCTGGCGTCGGACGCGGAGGGGTTCGAGGAGCCGGACCCGAGGGCGCGGCGGGCGGCGTTCGGGCGGTTCCTGGCGGGCGCCACGCGGGTGTTCGCGCCGTCCTGCGACACGGCCGGGCGGATCCGGGGGGTGTACCCGGATCTGGCGGTGACGGTGCGGCCGCATATCGAGCCGGAGCGGTCGGTGCGCGACACCACCCTGCAGAGGCCCGGACGGATCCGCCGCGTCGCCGTGCTGGGCGGGGTCAGCATGCCCGAAGGCGGGCTGCTTCTGCAGGCGCTGGCAGCGGATGCGCGCCGGCGCGACCTGCCCCTGACCTTCGCGATCGTGGGCTTCTCGGACCCGACGCTCACGGGCGGCCTTGAGCGGGCAGGGGTCTTCGAGACCGGGCGCTTCTCGACTGACGATCCGACCCTCGATCGTGTGGCGCGGGCAGCCCTTCAGATCGCAGAGACCGGCCGGCATTGGGAGGACGCGGA
- a CDS encoding LacI family DNA-binding transcriptional regulator, which translates to MKRQQRATLQAVAQRAGVSPATASRAMAGAAIVHPDTIRRVRAAAELLGYLPGGPAQALASGRTYTIGAIIPTLDHSIFARAIQALQTTLARNGYQLLIAAHEYSAVEEAALVRSMLGRGVDALMLVGADHLPETWALVTETPIPVVLTWSFDGRLDSIGFDNAQAGYLAARHLLAKGHRRFGMVSGFTQANDRARLRIDGVRRALAAEGLEFSNARVSQQPFSLAGGRAGLLQLLGLAEPPTAVVCGNDLLAVGVLLEAEQRGLTVPRDLSVVGIDNLEIASHIAPSLTTIHLPTAELGREVAEHLLARLRGELRARRTEMPIELIERRSSGPGPMPTG; encoded by the coding sequence GTGAAACGTCAGCAGCGCGCGACATTGCAGGCGGTGGCCCAGCGGGCGGGCGTCTCGCCGGCGACCGCCTCGCGCGCGATGGCCGGCGCCGCGATCGTCCATCCGGACACGATCCGACGGGTGCGTGCAGCGGCCGAGTTGCTCGGCTACCTGCCCGGCGGCCCGGCCCAGGCCCTCGCATCGGGCCGGACGTATACGATCGGCGCCATCATCCCGACGCTCGACCACTCGATCTTCGCGCGTGCGATCCAGGCGCTGCAGACGACCCTGGCCCGCAACGGCTATCAGCTCCTGATCGCGGCGCACGAATACTCGGCCGTCGAGGAAGCCGCGCTTGTCCGATCCATGCTCGGTCGCGGCGTCGACGCCCTGATGCTGGTCGGCGCGGACCATCTGCCCGAGACCTGGGCCCTCGTCACCGAAACGCCGATCCCGGTCGTGCTGACGTGGTCGTTCGATGGCCGGCTGGACTCGATCGGCTTCGACAACGCGCAGGCCGGCTATCTCGCGGCCCGGCACCTGCTCGCCAAGGGCCACCGCCGGTTCGGCATGGTCTCAGGCTTCACCCAGGCCAACGACCGCGCGCGCCTGCGCATCGACGGCGTGAGGCGGGCCCTCGCGGCGGAGGGCCTCGAGTTCTCGAACGCCCGCGTATCGCAGCAGCCCTTCTCGCTCGCCGGCGGCCGGGCCGGCCTCCTGCAGCTCCTGGGGCTCGCCGAGCCCCCGACGGCGGTCGTCTGCGGGAACGACCTTCTCGCCGTCGGCGTGCTTCTCGAGGCCGAACAACGTGGTCTGACCGTTCCCCGCGACCTGTCGGTCGTCGGGATCGACAATCTCGAGATCGCCAGCCATATCGCGCCGTCCCTCACGACGATTCATCTTCCGACTGCGGAGCTTGGCCGGGAAGTCGCCGAGCATCTGCTGGCCCGACTGCGCGGGGAACTCCGCGCGCGCCGAACGGAGATGCCGATCGAGCTGATCGAGCGTCGTTCGTCTGGGCCGGGGCCGATGCCGACCGGCTAG
- the hisD gene encoding histidinol dehydrogenase, which translates to MTIDYAKRATKTPETETDAARQVVTEMLAAIEARGEEAVRDYARSLDRWTGEIVVTPEEIARRTKDIPARVKEDIAFAAGQVRRFAEAQRDSVQDFSVELVPGLVTGQKLVPCNVAGCYVPTGRYAHIASAYMSVATAKAAGVPTVVACSTPFRGEGIHPYVLYAMQVAGADVIMTLGGVQAIAAMAFGLFTGKPADIIVGPGNKFVAEAKRMLFGRVGIDVFAGPSEVGIIADETADPALVASDLVGQAEHGHESPAWLFTTSRALADDVIARMPALIDALPPTARDAAAAAWRDYGEVVVCGSREEIVAVSDRYASEHLEVHAADLDWWLAQLSNYGSLFLGEETTVAFGDKTSGPNHILPTKYAARYSAGLSVHKFLRPLTWQRMDREACKTIAQATARISRLEGMEAHARTADHRLAKYFPGHGLDLGEAVTA; encoded by the coding sequence ATGACGATCGACTACGCGAAGCGGGCGACCAAGACGCCCGAGACCGAGACCGACGCGGCGCGGCAGGTCGTGACGGAGATGCTCGCCGCCATCGAGGCGCGGGGCGAGGAGGCGGTGCGGGACTATGCCCGTTCCCTCGACCGCTGGACCGGCGAGATCGTCGTGACCCCCGAGGAGATCGCCCGGCGCACGAAGGACATCCCCGCGCGCGTCAAAGAGGACATCGCCTTCGCGGCGGGGCAGGTGCGGCGCTTCGCCGAGGCTCAGCGCGACAGCGTCCAGGACTTCTCGGTGGAGCTGGTGCCGGGCCTCGTCACCGGCCAGAAGCTCGTCCCCTGCAACGTCGCGGGGTGCTACGTGCCCACCGGGCGCTACGCCCACATCGCCTCGGCCTACATGTCGGTGGCCACCGCCAAGGCGGCGGGCGTCCCGACGGTCGTGGCCTGCTCGACGCCCTTCCGCGGCGAGGGCATCCACCCCTACGTGCTCTACGCGATGCAGGTGGCCGGCGCCGACGTGATCATGACGCTGGGCGGCGTCCAGGCGATCGCCGCGATGGCCTTCGGGCTGTTCACCGGCAAGCCCGCCGACATCATCGTCGGGCCGGGCAACAAGTTCGTGGCCGAGGCCAAGCGGATGCTGTTCGGCCGCGTCGGCATCGACGTCTTCGCGGGCCCATCCGAGGTCGGGATCATCGCCGACGAGACCGCTGACCCGGCGCTCGTGGCCTCGGACCTCGTCGGCCAGGCCGAGCACGGGCACGAGAGCCCGGCTTGGCTGTTCACCACCTCGCGTGCCCTCGCGGACGACGTGATCGCGCGGATGCCGGCGCTGATCGACGCCCTGCCGCCCACGGCACGGGACGCCGCCGCCGCCGCGTGGCGCGACTACGGTGAGGTGGTGGTGTGCGGGAGCCGGGAGGAGATCGTCGCCGTCTCCGACCGCTACGCGAGCGAGCATCTGGAGGTCCACGCCGCCGACCTCGACTGGTGGCTCGCGCAGCTCAGCAATTACGGTTCGCTGTTCCTCGGCGAGGAGACCACGGTCGCCTTCGGCGACAAGACCTCAGGTCCGAACCACATCCTGCCGACCAAGTACGCCGCCCGGTATTCCGCCGGGCTGTCCGTGCACAAGTTCCTGCGGCCGCTGACGTGGCAGCGCATGGACCGGGAGGCCTGCAAGACCATCGCCCAGGCCACGGCCCGGATCTCGCGCCTGGAGGGTATGGAGGCCCATGCCCGCACGGCCGATCACCGGCTGGCGAAGTACTTCCCCGGCCACGGCCTCGATCTCGGCGAGGCGGTGACCGCATGA
- a CDS encoding ABC transporter substrate-binding protein translates to MTEIRGKGCRRGRRRAWLLAGALALAPVVASALPVKAAEPERIGVSYQPSLYWALPFYIATQKGWWKEVGLEPTFAVFPAGAPQVAAAQAGSWDVGGTGSVPAILGAARFGLLTIGLTNDESKTNALMVRASRHDAILKDPKQLAGQKLLVTTNSTADYAARACLRKWGLGPREMRFVNLGQAQIISAMIADAGEVVGVWAPNTYTLEEKASAQVLCSGADADAMVPGALITRADFAKAHPDAVAKFLAVYLRGWGWAKANPKDAHDMAKRFYAEGGVEASDHAIDQEFALRPTYALDAQLKAMARADGPSQVDGWFSRIGTFMAEVGTIAQAPEAKGYIDDAFMKRVAADPKLRAFATEFDAAAAPR, encoded by the coding sequence ATGACCGAGATTCGAGGCAAAGGGTGCCGGCGCGGCCGGCGGCGGGCATGGCTCCTGGCCGGCGCCCTCGCGCTGGCGCCGGTGGTCGCGTCGGCCCTCCCGGTGAAGGCCGCGGAGCCAGAGCGGATCGGCGTGTCCTATCAGCCGTCGCTCTACTGGGCGCTGCCCTTCTACATCGCCACGCAGAAGGGCTGGTGGAAGGAGGTCGGCCTCGAGCCGACCTTCGCCGTCTTCCCGGCCGGCGCGCCCCAGGTCGCCGCCGCGCAGGCGGGATCCTGGGATGTCGGCGGGACCGGTTCCGTGCCGGCGATCCTCGGCGCGGCGCGCTTCGGCCTGCTGACGATCGGCCTCACCAACGACGAATCGAAGACCAATGCGTTGATGGTGCGCGCCTCACGGCACGATGCGATCCTCAAGGATCCCAAGCAGCTCGCCGGACAGAAACTGCTCGTCACCACCAACTCCACCGCCGATTACGCCGCCCGCGCCTGCCTTCGGAAGTGGGGCCTCGGCCCGCGCGAGATGCGCTTCGTCAACCTCGGACAGGCGCAGATCATCTCGGCGATGATCGCCGACGCGGGCGAGGTGGTCGGCGTCTGGGCTCCGAACACCTACACGCTGGAGGAGAAGGCCAGCGCGCAGGTCCTGTGCAGCGGGGCCGACGCCGACGCCATGGTGCCCGGTGCCCTGATCACCCGCGCCGACTTCGCCAAGGCGCATCCGGACGCGGTCGCCAAGTTCCTCGCGGTCTATCTCCGGGGCTGGGGCTGGGCCAAGGCGAATCCCAAGGACGCGCACGACATGGCCAAGCGCTTCTACGCCGAGGGCGGCGTCGAGGCGTCCGACCACGCCATCGACCAGGAATTCGCGCTGCGCCCGACCTACGCCCTCGACGCGCAGCTCAAGGCGATGGCGCGTGCGGACGGCCCCTCGCAGGTCGACGGCTGGTTCTCACGGATCGGCACGTTCATGGCCGAGGTCGGCACCATCGCGCAGGCGCCCGAGGCCAAGGGATACATCGACGACGCCTTCATGAAGCGCGTCGCGGCCGATCCGAAGCTCCGGGCCTTCGCCACGGAGTTCGACGCGGCCGCCGCCCCGCGCTGA
- a CDS encoding ABC transporter permease → MIASRQPLPLHRSLALGAIGTLAFLGFWAFLSRSGLVSPLFLPGPVAVAERFASLTERPFAGGTLPAHVASSLQRFLIGYLLAAAVGVPLGLMMGWSRLLDDIVTPIFDGLRFIAPIAWVPFAALWFGTGIGGPILIIFAGAFPPCLINAYRGARYVDARLLEAAEMLGTPGYRMIAEVLLPAALPSIVAGLRISAGLGWQSLVGAELIVASTGVGYMMVQAQGAVSTATVMVGMVAIGLVGVVIDVALRTLETRLRRHHGQA, encoded by the coding sequence ATGATCGCCTCCCGCCAGCCGCTCCCGCTGCACCGCAGCCTGGCCCTCGGCGCGATCGGCACCCTGGCCTTTCTCGGCTTCTGGGCGTTCCTGTCCCGGTCCGGCCTCGTCTCGCCGCTGTTCCTGCCGGGACCGGTCGCCGTGGCGGAGCGCTTCGCGAGCCTGACCGAGCGGCCCTTCGCGGGGGGCACGCTCCCCGCCCATGTCGCCTCCAGCTTGCAGCGGTTCCTGATCGGCTACCTGCTCGCCGCCGCGGTCGGCGTGCCGCTCGGCCTGATGATGGGGTGGTCGCGCCTCCTCGACGACATCGTCACGCCGATCTTCGACGGGCTGCGCTTCATCGCGCCGATCGCCTGGGTTCCCTTCGCCGCCCTCTGGTTCGGCACCGGGATCGGCGGCCCGATCCTGATCATCTTCGCGGGCGCCTTTCCGCCCTGCCTGATCAACGCCTATCGGGGCGCCCGCTACGTCGACGCGCGCCTGCTGGAGGCCGCCGAGATGCTCGGAACGCCGGGCTATCGGATGATCGCCGAGGTGCTCCTGCCCGCCGCGCTGCCCTCGATCGTCGCCGGCCTGCGCATCAGCGCAGGCCTGGGGTGGCAATCCCTGGTCGGCGCCGAGCTGATCGTGGCCTCGACGGGGGTCGGCTACATGATGGTGCAGGCCCAGGGCGCCGTCTCGACCGCGACCGTGATGGTCGGAATGGTCGCGATCGGCCTCGTCGGCGTGGTCATCGACGTCGCGCTGCGCACGCTCGAGACCCGCCTCCGCCGGCATCACGGACAGGCTTGA
- a CDS encoding ABC transporter permease has protein sequence MKFSRRMCVGMATLVVIAVLWYVATTGLGLISAGRFPAPGDVETAAVQAFVRGYPDTTLLVHVLHSLRLVALGFVVSVTLGVPLGLLMGWNRTAEALINPVFLLLRPIPPLAWIPLAILWLGLGDGAKVMVIVIAALPPAVISTQAGVRGVPPQIIEAAQMLGTPRLRFVTDVLAPAAAPMIFTGLRLALQASWTTLVAAELVGSLAGLGYVLNVAQQDLYPGMILVGMAAVGVLGAGSTALLGMAERRAIGWAQLRGAA, from the coding sequence GTGAAGTTCAGCCGCCGCATGTGCGTCGGCATGGCGACGCTCGTCGTCATCGCCGTCCTCTGGTACGTCGCGACCACCGGCCTCGGCCTGATCTCGGCAGGGCGGTTTCCGGCGCCCGGCGACGTGGAGACGGCAGCGGTCCAAGCCTTCGTTCGCGGCTATCCCGATACGACGCTCCTCGTCCACGTCCTGCACTCGCTCCGGCTCGTTGCCCTGGGCTTCGTTGTCTCGGTGACGCTGGGCGTCCCGCTCGGCCTGCTGATGGGCTGGAACCGCACGGCCGAGGCACTCATCAACCCGGTCTTCCTGCTGCTGCGCCCGATCCCGCCGCTCGCCTGGATCCCGCTCGCCATCCTGTGGCTCGGCCTGGGCGACGGGGCCAAAGTGATGGTCATCGTCATCGCGGCGCTGCCTCCGGCGGTGATCAGCACCCAGGCCGGCGTGCGGGGCGTGCCACCGCAGATCATCGAGGCGGCGCAGATGCTCGGCACCCCGCGCCTGCGCTTCGTCACGGACGTGCTGGCGCCGGCGGCGGCGCCGATGATCTTCACGGGGCTGCGGCTGGCGCTCCAGGCGAGCTGGACCACCCTGGTCGCGGCCGAGCTCGTCGGCTCGCTCGCGGGGCTCGGCTATGTCCTGAACGTCGCGCAGCAGGATCTCTACCCGGGCATGATCCTCGTCGGCATGGCCGCCGTCGGCGTGCTCGGTGCCGGGAGCACCGCGTTGCTGGGGATGGCCGAGCGCCGGGCGATCGGCTGGGCGCAGCTGCGGGGGGCCGCATGA